TCTTTTCGTTTTTGTTTGGTGATGGTAATCCCAATGCGAAGTTAGAAGAACGGCGTTGGCAGGAAATTGCGGCTGTTATTCGGAATAATCGTGGCGCAGTTGTAGCAGAACAAATTGCTCCTTACTTAGATAATCTTGGGGAAAAATATCAACAAGAATACGAAGATTTTATGTTGCCTGTTTTGCTACGATTCAATGGGCAACCAGAGGTAAGTCCAGAAGGGCAAATTGTCTATTACTTCCCAGAATTACAGGTAAAAGCCAGCAAAAAGCGTCGTCAATCGATCCCAGTATATTTAGAAGAATCACTTTGGCGTTTTAGTGAGGCAAGTTCAGGACAAGTTATGCTCAGTGCTGGCTTGGGCATACTCAATTTTGTTGGTGCTTTAGTACTGGGAAGTTTGTTAAGAGATGGTACAGTTGCTGCCCAATTAGGCGGATTGGTAGCTTTTGTGCAAGGGATTTACTGGCTACTGTTAGCTTATGGAATCGGGTTTTTGGCTGTACCTTTAGTGCGTTATTTCTGGATTCAATGGCGCAATCGGAAAATTAGTGCACGTAACCGCGATCGCCTTTCGCGAGCTAGGCTATTAACAAACGTGGATGCCAGTTTACAGCGAAAGATTGACTACGCCCGTCAGTTTGCCGCAGAAAAAGTTATCGGCAAAGAAGATATAGTCTACTCTAGCGACACTGACTTACTCGAACAGGAATTTGAGCATTCTGCACAGATTGATGCTGAATGGCAACGGCGGTTAGAGCAAGGAAAACAGGCTGAGTAACTAGTAAAGGTAGGCAAATAACCCGTTTTAGCGATTGGATAAAGCAGTTTGCATATTCTTGCAATCTAAAGTTAATTAGCCCTCTTTTAGCACTTTTCTCTAAGTGACCTAAGAGGGCTAATTCTTCATCAATCAATGCAGGTGAAAACCTCTTTTATAAGTAGTTTTTAAATTGGAAATTTTGAATCAATTACAGGAGTAAACTACTTGGCTTTAATTGGCGTTAAGGCTACACCTGGGTAATAATGCCCCAAAATTTGTAGGTGGTTTGCGCCACGCTTGGCAAGATTGTAGGCTCCCCACTGGCTCATACCTAAAGCATGACCGTAACCTAGCCCTTGGAGAATAAAACTACCATCTGCTCCCTTACTAACGTTAAATCGGGTACTCTTTAGCCTGAGCGCAGTACGTACATCTTCGCCCTGTAGTTCCTTCGTGCCCCGATCGCCCACAATTTTGAGAACTTTAACACTTTGGAAGGGCGAACGAGCCTCTGGAATTATATCTGTAACATTGCCTACACCCGAAATCCTAGAACTAATTTCGGTAGGTGAGAAGGTTTTCACCCAGCTACATTCTTTGATATTTTGATCGTAGTCTTGAACAGCACGCAGGTAAGGTTCCTTACTGCCCCAAACATCTTCAACATTTTCGGTATGTCCGCCAGAACAAGCGTGGAAGACTGAGAGAATGATTTTGTTGTTGTAAGTTAGAACTTGTCCAGCTGTAGCATCAACGGCAGCATATGTAGTAGAAGATTCACTACTGACACCTTTGTAAATTTGCCAGCGATCTGGGCTATCGCCTAAATCGTAAATGGGATTACTGCGCTGTCTTTCCCGTTCGTATAAAGCATAAGTACGAGCCGCGATCGCTTGGGCTTTTAGGGCTTCTTGCGGCCACTGAGCGTCCATTTCTCCACCTATAACGCTGTAGAGATATTCCTCTGTATCCACCCAATTAACAGCAGTTAAACCTTTTTCTGTGGGTACAACCAGAGTTCTACCACGATACCAGCGATCGCCAATATAAACGAATCCATTATCTGTCGGCTCAATCCAAAATAAACCAGACTGCCATCTATCTAAAGCTACCCCACCAGGCACGGCTTGAGCATAAAACGAACTCATCGCTGGTAATTGTCCCAGAGTCCGACCCGTACCATCCTTGACTATTGCAGTTTTAGAACTACCAACTTTTACCTGGTTTACATTCCTCTCAATGGCGATGCGCAGGATGACAGATGCTTGAGCTGGGGCAACCAAAGCTATCCACAAGAGGATGCTTACCCACCAATGTTTTCCTTTAATTTGAGAAAGTAAAGAGCCGAGTAAAATTTGAAATTTCATGCCAATTTTCCGATCGCTTAGTATCTTTTTAACGCTTTGGAGCCATCACATCTACAACTAAAAATGAGACGCTATTTCCTCACAGGAGGTTGCCACCTTTACTAATTATGCATATTGCTTTATGTAAATAAATGCGCAGTCATAAATCTGTTGCTTTAGATATTAAATTGATTTAGAAAAAGAAAATAATTTACGTTATCAACTGTATCTTGACAACTCAGTGTTAAGCATCGTAAAGTTATATATAACGAGCGTTCGATATAAATAGCCTCAGTTATGCCCAAGATTGTTGACCGCGAACAATACCGTAAAGAACTGCTCGGCAGATGCTTCGACTTATTTGCCCAAAAAGGCTACAGTGCAATCACCATGAGGGAAATTGCTCAAGGCTTAGGCGTTTCAACAGGAACGCTGTATCATTACTTCCCCAGTAAACAAGCTTTATTTGAGCAATTGCTAGAAGAAATTAGCCAGCAAGATGTGGCTATGGCATTAGCAGAATTGGGAGGAAGAAAACCGTTACCAGAGGCAATGGCAGCATTAGCAAGATACTTAATCAAAAACGAAGATTACTTTATTAAGTGGACTTACATTTGGGTTGATTTTTGCCAGCATCAAGACTCCGAGCAAATAAAAGTAAGTGGGGTTTTAAAGCGTGCTAATCAGCGATATCAGCAAGCAGCCTGTGATTTTTTAGGAGTTGAAGATCCAGTTTTAGCTTCTTTTGTATTGAGTTTCGTCAATGGTTTAATTCTGGAGAAATTATGGGGTGATGAAACTATTTGTTTTACAGAACAATGTGCATTATTGGGAAAAATGCTAACGGCATATTTGCAGCAATCGGTCGATGGGAATCTGGCTAATCGTACAAATTAGCTACCAGCAGTTAAGTTGTCCATGCATAACTTAAATCTTAAAAGAGGGGAAAAATGGATCGTTGGCTATTATTTAAACCAAAAAATCAAGGGATAATTGCGTTAGGAATTGCCGCTACTGCGATTACAGGTGGAATTGTTGTGTATGCAGTTTCTCAGTTTGGGCAAGTTGGTAGAACTGCTACATCTGAAATCCCAACTACACCGATTGTGCAGAAAGTAACGGCCTTAGGGCGACTGCAACCAGAAGCCGAGGTGATTAAGTTGTCTGCACCCTTAGCGTTAGATGGCGATCGCATTGCCCAAATCCTCGTTCAAGAAGGCGATCGCGTTCAATCGGGGCAAACAATCGCAATTTTAGATTCGCGCGATCGCTTGCAAACGGCGGTACTGCAAGCGCAAAAACAAGTCCAAGTTGCCCAGGCGAAACTCGCACAAGTCAAAGCAGGGGCAAAAACCGGAGAAATTCAGGCACAGCAAGCAACTGTAGAACGTTTACAGGCGCAGTCTCAAGGAGATCGCCAAAGTCAACAAGAAGCGATCGCCCGCATAGAAGCACAATGGCAAGGAGATCGAAACGCCCAAGCAGCCACAATTAAAAAACTGATCGCAGAACTCAACAACGCCCAAGCTGAATACTTGCGTTACCAACAGTTATATAAAGATGGGGCAATTTCTAATTCTGCATTTGACACTAAACGCTTGAGTGTGGAAACCACCAAACAACAACTAGATGAAGCGCAAGCTGTTCTCAATCGGATCAATACGACTGCAAGCAGACAACTCGCAGAAGCGAAAGTCGCACTGAACCGCATTAACAGCACGAGTAACAAACAAGTCAGCGAAGCCAAAGCCACACTTAATAGTATTGCCGAAGTTCGTCCAGTGGATGTCGCCGCAGCCCAAACGGAAGTCGAAAATGCGATCGCCTCACTCAAACGCGCCCAAACCGACTTAGCCGCAGCTTACATCAAAGCACCAACAGCAGGGCAGATTCTCAAAATTCATTACCGCGCTGGTGAAAAAATTGGCGATGCTGGTATTGCAGATTTTGCCCAAACCGACCAAATGATTGCAGTGGTAGAAGTTTATCAAACTGACATTGGCAAAGTAAAGCTCGGACAAAAAGCAGTAATTACTGGTCAAGCATTTCCAGGGGAATTGCGGGGTAAAGTTTTTCAGGTTGGCTTACAAGTGAACAGACAAAACGTTTTTAGCAACCAACCAGGAGAAAACCTTGATAGCCGAGTCATTGAAGTCAAAATTCGTCTCAACAGAGAAGATAGCAAGCGAGTTGCAGGTTTGACTAACTTGCAGGTGCAGACAGCCATTGAACTGTAAAGTTTTTTTATCCCAAAGAATAACGAATGTTCGATATAAAGTGAGCTTGTTTCACCTTCTCGAAAAGCCAGCAATTTATCGTAGGTAAATGTCATGATGATGCAAATTATATACCTTATACTTTGTTTCTTTGGCTTTGTTTTACCTTATTCGCAATTCATTCCATTCCTCCTAGAAAAGGGTCTCGATATAAAGCTATTTTTTGAACAGCTATTTGCTAATAAAGTTTCTGGTTTCTTTGCTATGGATGTTATCGTTTCATCCCTAACTTTTTGGGCATTAATATTTTGGGAAGGGACGCGGCTAAAAATGCAAAACCTCTGGGTTTATGTCGCGTGTAATGTTTTAGTTGGTGTCTCCTTTAGTCTTCCCTTATTTTTGCTAATGCGACAACGCCAGATTGAACAGCAAGCTGAAACACTAAGTTATTAAGGGGTTGTTTCCCGATGTTGTCTAAACTCTTCCGTAAAACTCCGCTGGCTTGGCGGCAGTTAATGAAAGAAAAAACCCGTCTTGCGATTGCAGTGGCAGGTATTACCTTTGCCGATATGTTGATGTTTATTCAGTTGGGTTTTGAAAGTGCATTATTTGATGCTGCTGTCAAACCCCATCGGAATTTAAAGGCAGATTTAGTATTAATTAATCCGCAATTTCAAACTTTATTTTCGGTAAAAAGCTTTTCTCGCGAAAGGCTATATCAGACATTAGGTTATGACGACGTACAGTCAGTAAATTCTGTATATATTAGTACTGGGCAGTGGCGAAACCCGCAAACCCGCCTCGATCGCGCCATTTTGGTTTGGGGTATCGAACCAGCACAACCCGCCTTTCAATTTCCCGAAGTCCAACAACATCAGAATGACCTCAAGCAGTTATATCAAGTGTTATTTGACCAAGCGGGTCGTCCAGAATATGGCGATGTTGGCACTATTTATCAAAAATCAGGCAACTTTCAGACAGAACTCAATGGCAAAGCCATCAATGTCAAAGGCTTGTTTAGCAATGGTGCTTCCTTCGCGGCTGATGGTAACGTCATTACTAGCGACTCGACTTTTCTGCAACTATTCCCAGACCGCAAACCCGATCGCATTGAAGTTGGTTTAATTACTCTAAAACCTGGTGCTAATCCCGAACAAGTGCGATCGCAACTCGTAGCTGGTTTACCCAATGATGTCCTAGTTTTAACTCCCGAAGGATTTGCCCAAATTGAAAAAACTTATTGGGCTACGGGTACTGGTATTGGTTTCATTTTTGGATTAGGTGTAGGAGTTGGCTTTATTGTCGGGATTGTCATTGTCTACCAAATTCTTTACTCTGATGTCTCCGACCACCTCCCAGAATACGCCACCCTCAAAGCAATGGGCTATAGCGATCGCTATTTATTCGGAGTTCTAATGCAAGAAGCCTTGTTTATAGCATTATTAGGTTTTTTACCCTCATTTTTCTTTTCTTTTGGGCTGTATCAACTGACCTATGCTGCAACAATGCTACCCATTTTTATGAAAATAGATCGGGCAATAACTGTCTTTATTTTGACTGTCATTATGTGTACTTTTTCGGGAGCGATCGCCATGCGAAAACTCCGCGCTGCTGACCCAGCCGATATTTTTTAGAAGAAATAAGGCAGATTGCAGAAGGGTTTTTTTGTTCCTTTGCGTCTCTGCGTGAAAAAAATATCTCTATCATTAACACGAAAACATATGTTATCAAAATCCCCTTTAGAACCAGTAATTAATATTAGTAATCTCAATCACTACTTTGGTGAAGGCACGCTCAAAAAACAAGTATTATTCGATATTAATTTGGAGATTAAAGCTGGTGAAATTGTCATTATGACTGGCCCTTCAGGATCGGGAAAAACCACCTTGTTAACCCTGATGGGTGGATTGCGATCGGCTCAAGAAGGTAGCCTCAAAATATTAGGACAGGAAATCTGTGGGGCTAAGAAACAGCAGCTAACCCAACTACGCCGCCAGATTGGTTATATTTTCCAAGCGCATAACCTCATGACCTTTTTGACAGCTAAAGAAAATGTGCGGATGTCGCTAGAATTACACGACCAGTATCTTCATCAAGATTTGGATAGCAAAGCGATCGCTATGTTAGAAACCGTGGGACTAGGAGAACGTGTAAATTACTACGCCGAAAACCTCTCAGGAGGACAAAAGCAACGAGTTGCGATCGCTCGTGCCTTAGTCAGCCATCCTAAAATTGTTTTAGCAGACGAACCCACCGCCGCACTCGATAAAAAGTCAGGACGTGATGTTGTGGAATTAATGCAGAGGCTAGCGAAAGAACAAGGCTGTACGATTTTGTTAGTTACCCATGATAACCGCATTCTAGATATTGCCGATCGCATCATTTATATGGAAGATGGGCAATTAAAAAATGATGGCGTAGATGTTGTTACTAAAATGCATTAATAGTTAACTAAAAAATTCCTAATTTTGGAGGTTGGGCAATGCTCACCTGCTAAATTTTTGACGATTAACTAAATTTAGAGATGTTAAAAATGAAACTTCTTACTTTGACATCTTGTCAAACATTGACTTCAGTTATTTACTCGCAGTAATGTTTTTGGAGTTATTATCCCAGCTTAGTTAATCCAGCAATTTTTTAGTTTAACATTGTTGAGGAGTGGAAAAATAATAGATGATATTTAGTAATTTATTTACAGCAGGCGGCGTGGTCATGTGGCCGCTATTAGGATTTTCGGTGTTAGCAGTGGCACTGATTATCGAACGAGTCGTATTTTGGGTAAAGATCAATAATCGACAAAACCGCGTAGTGCGTGAGGTGCTACAACTTTATCGCTTAAATAATGTAGTTAGCGCTTTGGATAAGTTGCAGCAAAATACCGATTTACCCATATCTCGAATTTTTTTGGCAGCTTTAGAATTGGAGGAAGCCACTCCAGAGGAATTTCGCTTGGCGTTAGAAAGTGAAGCACAAGCCGAAATCCCCTTACTCAAGCGTTTCCAAAACATCTTTGAGACTATTATCGGCCTTGCACCTCTGTTAGGACTTCTCGGCACTGTCTTAGGCTTAATTACCTCCTTCGCATCCCTAAATATCGGTGATGTCGGAGGTACGAAAACATCAGGTGTGACAGGCGGGATTAGTGAAGCTTTGGTATCTACAGCCTCAGGATTAGTTGTGGCTATCTTTACACTTTTATTTGCGAATACCTTTCGAGGACTATATCAACGTCAGATAGCCAGGATTCAAGAGTATGGCGGACAGTTAGAATTACTCTACCGCCGTCGTTATGAAAGAGGAGAAAAATCTTATGCGCCTTCCAGAGGAACCAGACATTCCACCCCAGATTAATATCGTGCCGATGATTGATGTCATCTTTGCGATATTGACATTTTTTATCATGTCAACTTTGTTTTTAACTCGGTCTGAAGGTTTACCAGTTAATTTACCAAAGGCAGCGTCGTCACAACAACAAGCTTCCAGCGAACCGATTAATGTCACAGTAGACGCAGCCGGAAAAATTAGTGTCAACCGCAAATCGGTTAATCTCGATGTGTTAGCACCCCAAGTACGCACATTAATGGGCGATAAAAGAGAAGCTTTGGTAATTATTAATGCCGATGCGCAAGTAAATCACGGTCAGGTAGTAGCCGTTATGGATCGGTTACGTCAGGTGCAGGGAGCAAAATTAGCGATCGCCACCCAAAAACCATAGTAGATTAATCAAAAAAATCTCTGTTGTTAGGGAAAAGCAAAAGACGATCTTTCACCTTTTCCCTAATAAAAAATTTATCTCCTGTTACCAAGTTATTTCAATTTTGGCACATCACCTATTATTATAATCTCTCTCCATCTCTTCTACTTTATATATTTGTATCGCCCTAAATAGTAAGTCTTTACAACTGACACGCTCTCAGAACTGCTATTTATGATTCTTAACTTATGAGAATGGCTAATTCTTTAATTACTCGGCAATTTTGAGTTTTAATAGTATTCTAGAAGGACAAATAGCTTTTTTCACTACAGTTGTTGAGGGCAAACTCCATGACTATTTGGGTAAACGAGCAAATTGATCCGTCAGGCATGATTCATGCTTGTATTGCCTGTTGTGACGAATCTCAAGCCAACGATTGTCATGAATCCTTTGAGAATAATTTGAGTGACAAACAAAAAGCCGCAGGTTGGATAGCCCAATTGCGGATGGTTGATTCTTGGGATGATGTTCCAGTCAATGCTTTAAAGCTAGATTAATTAATTCTTAACGAATGTAGCTACAAAACATAACTTCACATTAGAAGTTATGTAGTTTTTTTAGTGAGTGCAATACTAACGGTCTTGGCTTCGTAAAACTACAAGGTATGACTGCCGTTCAGAAAGTCATAGATTTGGTGCTGTGAGTACTATTTCCTTGAAAGATAGATGATAGTTTTAGATGTAGGTTGAATAAAGGTAATAGATAAATTATTCACCTACAGAAACTTTCAAATGAGGAGATTCACTCACTAATAAATCGCTTTGATAAAAATTAAGTTAATAAAAGATAAAAATCTGATTAAAACTTAACACTTCACCCAAAAATCTGTGAATTAACTCAAACATTAGAAAAATTTGATGATTTTTATAAAGTTTTAAGAGTTATTATGAATACCGAAGATAAAAGTTAACTAACTTGCAACCACCGCATCAATGTAGTGAACTATTTCAAAGTTTACTCTTCGGAGCAAAGCTATCCCATTCATTTGGTTGGCAAAACGGGACAAGCTATTCAGATTTCGATTCATTCTCCTAGCCAGTATATCTGTGCCAACTGCGAACGGATATTACCAGATTGGAAACAGCAGTCTTTTTTTTGGGTAGCGATCGTTTTACAGCAATCGCGATATCAACTTCATGAAAGAACAAAAATAATTGAAGCGGAGAAAGAACGTTTAAGAGAAAAGTTTATGCGGTTTGGTTGTGATTTAGCATTTAATCTACGCGATCGCAACTATTTAACAGACCTCATAGATCCTCGCACAGGGTATCCGTTACTTTCCCATCCGGGAAGCGTCCCGCATGACGATACAGCAGTAGTTAAAGCCTTGCTTCATTACCCAGTTATAAAAAATAAATGCCGTGTAATAGTACATCCGAACTGGGGTACAGCCGTTTATCCCAGTGTCATAATTTCCGAGGCTCCCCCAATCATGATTGAATGGGCAATCAAAAGCATAGCACCTCTGCATGGATGGCAAGAGGTTAGTGAATAGGATGTTGATATACACTGGTGCAAAAAAGCTATGCATGGATTGGTTCAATCAATGAAATTCAGCTAGAGATAGAGGGTACTTGGTTACTTGATGCTGTGTTGTTAGATTCTCAAAACAATAGCAATAGTGGTAGAGAAGACTGTCAAACCAGTGCAGATTTTCTTACCAATGCTTTGTCAGAGAATTGGTATAACTCGTGTTTTCAGAGTTGCTAATATTGCCACTAGCCTCTAACACTTCTGACTGTGCTTTATTTAACCACGCCTGCAATTTTTCCGCCACTACCTCTACGTAAGGTTCATTGAATAGGGTAAAGTGAGAACCAGGAATATTTTCCATTTCCAAAGAGCCAGTCACTATCTCTCCCCAACCAAGTAGTGGATCGAATTTTATACCTGTAGCATCAAATCGGTTCTGATCCTCAGTTCGCAACAGTACTACTCGACCGGGGTAAGTTGGGAAGCTATATTCTCTGGAAGCTTGTGTGTTGACATTGATGATTTCTATATGCGGATCGGTTTGCGATAGCTGTTGGCTGACATGGCGCAGATAATTTTGCGACAGATTCAAGTAACGCTGAGATTTGTGTTTGAGATGGTACTTGCCTTTGTGGAAATTTTCTTTGAGCAAATTATTCCACACCCCAACCCTTTGCCAAAGATAACTCGGCCCGATATTCACCAGATTCTGGTAATGTTCGGCAATGCGCTCGATCAATGGCAATCGCCTGTCCGAACCAGGAACGAAACTATCGAACATTGCTAACAAGGCAATTTCCTCACCTTGACTTCGGAGTTGCTGCGCCATCTCGAAGGCAACTATACCGCCAAAAGAGTAGCCGCCTAAGAAATAAGGGCCTTGAGGTTGAATCGTTTGGATTTGT
The genomic region above belongs to Calothrix sp. NIES-2098 and contains:
- a CDS encoding SpoIID/LytB domain-containing protein; its protein translation is MKFQILLGSLLSQIKGKHWWVSILLWIALVAPAQASVILRIAIERNVNQVKVGSSKTAIVKDGTGRTLGQLPAMSSFYAQAVPGGVALDRWQSGLFWIEPTDNGFVYIGDRWYRGRTLVVPTEKGLTAVNWVDTEEYLYSVIGGEMDAQWPQEALKAQAIAARTYALYERERQRSNPIYDLGDSPDRWQIYKGVSSESSTTYAAVDATAGQVLTYNNKIILSVFHACSGGHTENVEDVWGSKEPYLRAVQDYDQNIKECSWVKTFSPTEISSRISGVGNVTDIIPEARSPFQSVKVLKIVGDRGTKELQGEDVRTALRLKSTRFNVSKGADGSFILQGLGYGHALGMSQWGAYNLAKRGANHLQILGHYYPGVALTPIKAK
- a CDS encoding transcriptional regulator, giving the protein MPKIVDREQYRKELLGRCFDLFAQKGYSAITMREIAQGLGVSTGTLYHYFPSKQALFEQLLEEISQQDVAMALAELGGRKPLPEAMAALARYLIKNEDYFIKWTYIWVDFCQHQDSEQIKVSGVLKRANQRYQQAACDFLGVEDPVLASFVLSFVNGLILEKLWGDETICFTEQCALLGKMLTAYLQQSVDGNLANRTN
- a CDS encoding heterocyst specific ABC-transporter, membrane fusion protein DevB homolog encodes the protein MDRWLLFKPKNQGIIALGIAATAITGGIVVYAVSQFGQVGRTATSEIPTTPIVQKVTALGRLQPEAEVIKLSAPLALDGDRIAQILVQEGDRVQSGQTIAILDSRDRLQTAVLQAQKQVQVAQAKLAQVKAGAKTGEIQAQQATVERLQAQSQGDRQSQQEAIARIEAQWQGDRNAQAATIKKLIAELNNAQAEYLRYQQLYKDGAISNSAFDTKRLSVETTKQQLDEAQAVLNRINTTASRQLAEAKVALNRINSTSNKQVSEAKATLNSIAEVRPVDVAAAQTEVENAIASLKRAQTDLAAAYIKAPTAGQILKIHYRAGEKIGDAGIADFAQTDQMIAVVEVYQTDIGKVKLGQKAVITGQAFPGELRGKVFQVGLQVNRQNVFSNQPGENLDSRVIEVKIRLNREDSKRVAGLTNLQVQTAIEL
- a CDS encoding DevC protein, yielding MLSKLFRKTPLAWRQLMKEKTRLAIAVAGITFADMLMFIQLGFESALFDAAVKPHRNLKADLVLINPQFQTLFSVKSFSRERLYQTLGYDDVQSVNSVYISTGQWRNPQTRLDRAILVWGIEPAQPAFQFPEVQQHQNDLKQLYQVLFDQAGRPEYGDVGTIYQKSGNFQTELNGKAINVKGLFSNGASFAADGNVITSDSTFLQLFPDRKPDRIEVGLITLKPGANPEQVRSQLVAGLPNDVLVLTPEGFAQIEKTYWATGTGIGFIFGLGVGVGFIVGIVIVYQILYSDVSDHLPEYATLKAMGYSDRYLFGVLMQEALFIALLGFLPSFFFSFGLYQLTYAATMLPIFMKIDRAITVFILTVIMCTFSGAIAMRKLRAADPADIF
- a CDS encoding heterocyst specific ABC-transporter, ATP-binding subunit DevA homolog, with translation MLSKSPLEPVINISNLNHYFGEGTLKKQVLFDINLEIKAGEIVIMTGPSGSGKTTLLTLMGGLRSAQEGSLKILGQEICGAKKQQLTQLRRQIGYIFQAHNLMTFLTAKENVRMSLELHDQYLHQDLDSKAIAMLETVGLGERVNYYAENLSGGQKQRVAIARALVSHPKIVLADEPTAALDKKSGRDVVELMQRLAKEQGCTILLVTHDNRILDIADRIIYMEDGQLKNDGVDVVTKMH
- a CDS encoding MotA/TolQ/ExbB proton channel — its product is MIFSNLFTAGGVVMWPLLGFSVLAVALIIERVVFWVKINNRQNRVVREVLQLYRLNNVVSALDKLQQNTDLPISRIFLAALELEEATPEEFRLALESEAQAEIPLLKRFQNIFETIIGLAPLLGLLGTVLGLITSFASLNIGDVGGTKTSGVTGGISEALVSTASGLVVAIFTLLFANTFRGLYQRQIARIQEYGGQLELLYRRRYERGEKSYAPSRGTRHSTPD
- a CDS encoding biopolymer transport protein ExbD/TolR produces the protein MRLPEEPDIPPQINIVPMIDVIFAILTFFIMSTLFLTRSEGLPVNLPKAASSQQQASSEPINVTVDAAGKISVNRKSVNLDVLAPQVRTLMGDKREALVIINADAQVNHGQVVAVMDRLRQVQGAKLAIATQKP